One genomic window of Marinobacter adhaerens HP15 includes the following:
- a CDS encoding flagellar motor protein MotB, with the protein MEEQPIIIKRKKVVAGGHHGGSWKVAFADFATAMMAFFLVLWLTATASPEQKKRLRVTSGIPLASPRVVLQTLWILRAVPRSSMRRVRISNRARSRLKTKWWMSSLKLLNSDVCRSCFRS; encoded by the coding sequence GTGGAAGAACAGCCGATCATCATCAAACGGAAAAAGGTTGTTGCAGGTGGCCATCACGGTGGCTCCTGGAAGGTCGCGTTTGCCGATTTCGCCACCGCCATGATGGCTTTCTTTCTGGTTCTCTGGTTAACCGCTACGGCATCGCCGGAGCAAAAAAAGCGGTTGAGGGTTACTTCCGGGATCCCGTTGGCTTCACCGAGGGTGGTTCTCCAAACCCTGTGGATCTTGAGGGCAGTGCCTCGGTCGTCAATGAGGCGAGTCCGGATATCGAATCGAGCCAGATCCAGATTGAAGACGAAGTGGTGGATGAGCTCTCTGAAACTCTTGAACAGCGACGTATGCAGGAGTTGTTTCAGGAGCTGA
- the efp gene encoding elongation factor P, translated as MASYSTNEFRGGLKVLLDGDPCIILENEFVKPGKGQAFNRVKLRNLMTNRVWERTFKSGESLEAADVIDQDMEYLYTDGEFWHFMLTDGSFEQYPADAKAVGDALKWLKEQDVYTVTLYNGSPLSVTPPNFVELEVVDTDPGMKGDTAQGGSKPATLSTGAVVNVPLFITIGEVLKVDTRSGEYVSRVKSS; from the coding sequence ATGGCTTCATATTCTACCAACGAATTTCGCGGCGGTCTTAAGGTTTTGCTGGATGGCGACCCCTGCATCATTCTCGAGAACGAGTTTGTAAAGCCCGGTAAGGGGCAGGCCTTCAACCGCGTCAAGCTGCGTAACCTCATGACCAACCGGGTCTGGGAGCGCACGTTCAAGTCCGGCGAAAGTCTGGAAGCCGCAGATGTCATTGATCAGGACATGGAATACCTCTATACCGACGGTGAATTCTGGCACTTCATGCTGACTGACGGCTCCTTCGAGCAGTACCCGGCCGATGCCAAGGCGGTTGGCGACGCGCTGAAGTGGCTGAAAGAGCAGGACGTTTATACGGTAACGCTTTACAACGGCTCGCCGCTGTCCGTAACGCCCCCCAACTTCGTTGAACTTGAGGTGGTTGATACCGATCCGGGCATGAAGGGTGACACCGCCCAGGGTGGTTCCAAGCCGGCAACTCTTTCTACCGGTGCGGTTGTCAACGTACCCCTCTTCATCACCATCGGAGAAGTCCTGAAGGTGGATACCCGCTCTGGCGAGTACGTGAGCCGGGTAAAGAGCAGTTGA
- a CDS encoding OmpA family protein: MESSQIQIEDEVVDELSETLEQRRMQELFQELKEQIKQDETLQEFKDQLLIDITDEGLRIQIVDRSGRPMFDSGRAELKYYSQDILFELAKTLGSVNNKLSITGHTDSTPFSGRPGYTNWELSADRANTARRALVAGGVRQQQIARVVGLSDSVLFDKEDPNAPVNRRISIIVLNKKTVDNIQSTAGQSDEPLIDLTQPTEAEREAARERLESGEWLQEKEEPAPGELNW, translated from the coding sequence ATCGAATCGAGCCAGATCCAGATTGAAGACGAAGTGGTGGATGAGCTCTCTGAAACTCTTGAACAGCGACGTATGCAGGAGTTGTTTCAGGAGCTGAAGGAGCAAATCAAGCAGGATGAGACTTTGCAGGAGTTCAAGGATCAGTTGCTGATCGATATAACCGACGAGGGCCTGCGCATCCAGATCGTCGATCGCTCCGGCCGCCCCATGTTCGACAGCGGCCGGGCCGAGCTGAAGTACTACTCTCAGGATATTCTGTTTGAGCTTGCGAAAACTCTGGGTTCAGTGAACAACAAGCTCAGTATTACCGGGCACACCGACTCCACGCCATTTAGCGGCCGGCCGGGTTACACGAACTGGGAATTATCGGCAGACCGGGCAAATACCGCCCGAAGAGCGCTGGTTGCAGGGGGTGTTCGTCAGCAGCAGATTGCCCGCGTGGTTGGCCTGAGCGATTCCGTACTGTTCGACAAGGAAGATCCGAACGCGCCGGTGAATCGACGCATCTCCATTATCGTTCTGAACAAGAAGACCGTCGATAATATTCAGAGCACTGCCGGCCAGTCAGATGAGCCCCTGATTGATCTGACCCAGCCGACCGAGGCGGAGCGGGAGGCGGCCCGTGAGCGTCTGGAAAGCGGGGAATGGTTGCAGGAAAAAGAAGAGCCGGCCCCTGGCGAGCTCAACTGGTAA
- the epmA gene encoding EF-P lysine aminoacylase EpmA: MTREPVWQPSASQAALKSRAQQLSFVRGFFAKRGVLEVETPVLGRCGVTDVNLDGIPAQVSAGTRTGGWLQTSPEYHMKRLLAAGCGSIFQISRVFRNGEQGRRHNPEFSMLEWYRTGFDDVTLMAEVSDLVCGWLGCERPEIIQYRDALRRWAHIDPFAATDRELMRRCEEWLEPEQLADLGRDGCLDLLMSFAVEPNLGRRRPVFITGYPASQASLARVSKSDGYETAHRFELYVDGLELCNGYWELTDPGEQRLRFEADNELRRRSGKPEMGLDEAFLAALDQGLPECSGVALGLDRLLMLKLGVQDIREVLAFPFERA; this comes from the coding sequence ATGACCCGCGAACCTGTCTGGCAGCCCTCTGCCTCGCAGGCTGCCCTGAAAAGCCGCGCACAACAACTGTCGTTTGTGCGCGGCTTTTTTGCGAAGCGAGGAGTGCTGGAAGTCGAAACCCCAGTGCTTGGGCGATGTGGCGTTACCGATGTCAATCTTGACGGCATCCCCGCGCAGGTTTCTGCCGGCACACGCACAGGCGGGTGGCTCCAGACGTCTCCCGAGTACCACATGAAGCGCTTGCTTGCGGCCGGCTGTGGATCCATTTTTCAGATCTCCAGGGTGTTCCGCAATGGCGAACAGGGGCGTCGTCACAACCCCGAATTCTCCATGCTCGAATGGTATCGGACAGGCTTTGACGATGTGACGCTCATGGCTGAGGTGTCGGACCTTGTCTGTGGCTGGCTGGGCTGCGAGCGGCCGGAAATCATTCAGTATCGCGATGCACTCAGGCGATGGGCGCACATTGACCCGTTCGCAGCGACGGACCGTGAACTGATGCGCCGCTGTGAGGAGTGGCTGGAACCAGAGCAATTGGCTGACCTTGGTCGGGATGGCTGCCTCGATCTGCTGATGAGTTTTGCCGTGGAGCCGAATCTGGGACGTCGCAGGCCCGTGTTTATAACGGGATATCCGGCCTCGCAGGCTTCACTGGCCAGAGTTTCGAAGTCTGACGGCTATGAGACCGCGCATCGTTTTGAGCTCTATGTTGATGGTCTGGAGCTTTGTAACGGTTACTGGGAATTGACCGATCCAGGAGAACAGAGGCTGCGCTTTGAGGCCGATAACGAGCTGCGCAGGCGATCTGGGAAGCCTGAAATGGGGCTGGATGAGGCTTTTCTCGCTGCGCTTGATCAGGGCTTGCCCGAGTGCTCCGGTGTCGCACTCGGGCTGGACAGGCTGCTGATGCTCAAGCTGGGAGTGCAGGACATCCGTGAGGTCTTGGCGTTTCCGTTCGAGCGGGCTTGA
- the asd gene encoding archaetidylserine decarboxylase (Phosphatidylserine decarboxylase is synthesized as a single chain precursor. Generation of the pyruvoyl active site from a Ser is coupled to cleavage of a Gly-Ser bond between the larger (beta) and smaller (alpha chains). It is an integral membrane protein.) — protein sequence MFDKLFVLSQYITPQLGVSNLAGRLADNDRSPALKNRVIKWFIGRYGVDMSEAAEPNPEAYATFNDFFTRELKPGIRPLADGEKTLVSPVDGAISQLGQVTGDRVFQAKGQSFSLSELLGGEEATTAPFADGEFSTIYLSPKDYHRIHMPMAGTLRQMIHVPGKLFSVNPVTAENVPNLFARNERVVCIFDTASGPMALVLVGAMIVGSVETRWAGVVVPGSRQVTSTRYEGEQAISFDKGEEMGRFRLGSTVIMVMPKGSVSWNSDQVAGKTVRMGEAFGALA from the coding sequence ATGTTCGACAAGCTTTTTGTTCTTAGCCAGTACATCACGCCGCAACTGGGGGTATCCAACCTCGCCGGCCGTCTGGCGGACAATGACCGCTCCCCTGCGCTCAAGAACCGGGTTATAAAATGGTTTATCGGCCGCTATGGCGTTGACATGAGCGAAGCCGCCGAGCCTAACCCTGAAGCCTACGCCACGTTCAACGATTTCTTCACCCGGGAGCTGAAGCCTGGCATCCGCCCCCTGGCGGACGGCGAAAAAACCCTGGTCAGCCCCGTTGACGGAGCCATCAGCCAGCTCGGCCAGGTCACCGGAGACCGGGTTTTCCAGGCAAAGGGCCAGTCGTTCAGCCTGAGCGAGCTGCTCGGTGGCGAAGAGGCGACCACCGCCCCGTTTGCCGATGGCGAATTTTCTACAATCTACCTCTCGCCCAAGGACTATCACCGGATCCACATGCCGATGGCCGGCACGCTTCGACAGATGATCCATGTTCCCGGCAAGCTTTTTTCGGTCAACCCGGTAACCGCCGAAAATGTCCCGAATCTGTTCGCCCGCAATGAGCGGGTTGTCTGCATCTTCGACACCGCTTCCGGCCCCATGGCCCTGGTACTGGTTGGCGCCATGATTGTCGGCAGCGTGGAAACCCGCTGGGCAGGCGTTGTTGTGCCCGGCAGTCGGCAGGTCACATCAACACGGTACGAAGGCGAGCAGGCCATCAGCTTCGATAAGGGTGAAGAAATGGGCCGGTTCCGCCTGGGCTCCACTGTGATTATGGTTATGCCAAAAGGCTCCGTCAGTTGGAACAGCGATCAGGTGGCCGGCAAAACCGTTCGCATGGGCGAGGCGTTCGGCGCCCTGGCGTGA
- the rsgA gene encoding small ribosomal subunit biogenesis GTPase RsgA codes for MAKRRLNKQQQFRIKKVQEERAARAARKEKKVQEQADAGELGPEQEGLVIAHYGQQLDVEALEGDQEGDVVRCFVRANIDSLVTGDKVVWRPGKNETGVIVARSERRNLLQRPDNFGALKPVAANIDHIILVIAPEPEPHDNLIDRYLVASEITDIPAVILLNKTDLITDSNREYIDALLGRYEALGYEVVRTSAAESGDKPSPEVEALVKDQTSVFVGQSGVGKSSIIQTLMPDEAIRVGAVSESTGKGIHTTTTAKLFHLPLGGDLIDSPGIREFGLWHMTAQEIEYGFREIREVIGTCKFRNCRHMGDPGCAIDRAAEEGKISPERLKSFHRILQDMTEQQARGLKLD; via the coding sequence ATGGCAAAACGGCGACTGAACAAACAGCAACAATTCCGTATCAAGAAAGTCCAGGAAGAGCGTGCGGCCCGGGCGGCGCGCAAGGAGAAGAAGGTTCAGGAGCAGGCCGACGCCGGCGAGCTCGGGCCAGAGCAGGAAGGGTTGGTCATCGCTCACTATGGGCAACAGCTGGATGTCGAAGCGCTTGAAGGCGACCAGGAAGGCGATGTGGTTCGCTGCTTTGTTCGGGCCAATATCGATAGCCTGGTAACTGGCGACAAGGTTGTCTGGCGGCCGGGTAAGAATGAGACGGGGGTTATCGTTGCCCGCAGTGAGCGCCGCAATCTGCTGCAGCGGCCGGATAATTTTGGTGCCCTGAAGCCGGTGGCCGCAAACATTGATCATATTATTCTTGTGATTGCGCCGGAGCCGGAACCTCACGATAACCTGATTGACCGGTATCTGGTTGCATCCGAGATCACAGACATTCCGGCAGTGATTCTGTTGAACAAGACCGATCTGATCACCGACAGCAACCGGGAGTACATCGACGCGCTTCTGGGCCGGTATGAGGCTCTGGGCTATGAGGTGGTTCGAACGTCTGCGGCTGAGTCCGGTGATAAACCTTCGCCAGAGGTTGAGGCACTGGTGAAGGATCAGACCAGTGTGTTTGTGGGGCAATCCGGGGTGGGCAAGTCATCCATAATCCAGACCCTGATGCCCGATGAGGCCATTCGCGTGGGGGCTGTGTCGGAGAGCACCGGCAAGGGGATTCACACGACAACCACGGCTAAACTGTTCCACCTGCCGCTCGGAGGCGATCTGATTGACTCGCCGGGGATCCGTGAGTTCGGGCTCTGGCATATGACAGCGCAGGAGATCGAGTATGGCTTTCGGGAAATTCGGGAGGTGATCGGCACCTGCAAGTTCCGCAACTGCCGGCACATGGGTGACCCCGGTTGCGCCATCGACAGAGCTGCAGAGGAAGGGAAAATCAGCCCGGAGCGGCTGAAAAGCTTCCACCGGATTCTTCAGGATATGACGGAGCAGCAGGCCCGCGGGCTGAAGCTGGACTGA
- the motA gene encoding flagellar motor stator protein MotA has product MLLIVGSIIVLASVLTGYVLHGGNLMVLWQPTEVLIIFGAALGSFIIANPVHTLKEVFGKGVQLLTGSPYKKAFYMDLLSLLYEIFDKSRKQGVMAIEEDIDNPEASQIFSRYPAVMKSKELLAFITDYLRIISSGNMATHELEGMMENEIDSRQHELEEPAHAVNKIADALPGLGIVAAVLGIVITMNFLTEGPEKIGLSVAAALVGTFLGIFMGYGFVGPASIAMEHAAKYELKAYECVKSAIVATVSGQAPQMAIEFGRKALPTDKRPGFQELNDHVRSK; this is encoded by the coding sequence ATGTTACTGATCGTCGGTTCGATTATTGTTCTGGCCAGCGTACTGACTGGCTATGTTCTCCACGGCGGCAATCTGATGGTGCTCTGGCAGCCAACCGAAGTGTTAATCATTTTCGGGGCAGCTCTGGGCTCGTTCATCATTGCTAACCCCGTCCATACGCTCAAAGAGGTCTTTGGTAAGGGAGTCCAGTTACTGACAGGCTCACCCTACAAAAAGGCTTTCTACATGGATCTGTTGAGTCTGCTTTACGAGATCTTCGATAAATCCCGTAAACAAGGCGTCATGGCGATCGAGGAGGACATCGATAATCCCGAGGCAAGCCAGATTTTCAGTCGATACCCAGCTGTCATGAAGTCCAAGGAACTGCTTGCGTTCATCACGGACTATCTCCGCATCATCAGTTCCGGAAATATGGCGACCCACGAGCTGGAAGGCATGATGGAGAATGAGATCGACAGTCGTCAGCACGAGCTTGAGGAGCCTGCTCACGCGGTCAACAAAATTGCCGATGCGCTGCCGGGGCTTGGTATTGTCGCTGCGGTGCTGGGTATCGTAATTACCATGAACTTTCTCACTGAAGGCCCGGAAAAAATTGGTCTCAGTGTGGCTGCAGCACTGGTGGGTACTTTTCTGGGTATTTTCATGGGGTATGGTTTTGTGGGTCCTGCTTCTATCGCCATGGAGCACGCTGCGAAGTACGAATTGAAGGCTTACGAGTGCGTCAAATCAGCGATTGTGGCGACGGTTTCCGGGCAAGCGCCGCAAATGGCCATTGAGTTTGGCCGCAAGGCGTTGCCCACGGATAAGCGTCCTGGGTTCCAGGAGCTTAATGATCACGTTCGTTCCAAGTAA
- the epmB gene encoding EF-P beta-lysylation protein EpmB has translation MIQRTPARIEAHLSDHEQRSWQQLLSGAVTSPKELLRRLELPEEPWLAGAEQGHRLFQIRVPEPFLNRMEKGNPADPLLRQVLPLADEAGHAPGFVSDPLEESGAIATTGLIRKYRSRALLMVTGQCAINCRYCFRRHFPYDEQRLSPHDRQRVIDVLGASPEINEVIFSGGDPLAVNDRLLSQWASAISGIPHIRRLRLHTRLPVVIPQRVCDELLKWLSTTPLQVVIVLHINHPAEIDGPTRRALGYLRAAGATLLNQSVILRGVNDRTAVLEELSETLFDAGVLPYYLHAFDPVTGAHHFDVSDDEARNLVRELLARLPGFLVPKLVREEPGKESKTPINLLP, from the coding sequence ATGATACAGCGAACCCCCGCCCGTATAGAAGCCCACCTTTCCGACCACGAACAACGCAGCTGGCAGCAACTGCTGTCGGGCGCTGTTACGTCGCCGAAGGAGCTGCTCCGCCGCCTGGAGTTGCCCGAGGAACCGTGGCTTGCAGGGGCAGAACAAGGCCACCGGCTTTTTCAGATCCGGGTACCTGAACCCTTCCTCAACCGGATGGAGAAGGGCAATCCGGCCGACCCTTTGCTTAGACAGGTGCTTCCGCTGGCCGACGAAGCCGGCCACGCGCCCGGTTTTGTCAGCGATCCTCTCGAAGAATCCGGCGCCATCGCCACCACCGGGCTCATCCGCAAGTACCGCAGCCGGGCCCTGCTCATGGTAACCGGACAGTGCGCGATCAACTGCCGGTACTGCTTCCGCAGGCACTTTCCCTACGACGAGCAACGCCTGAGCCCTCACGACCGGCAGCGGGTAATTGATGTCCTTGGCGCCAGCCCGGAAATCAACGAAGTCATCTTCAGCGGCGGCGATCCCCTGGCCGTCAATGATCGCCTGCTCAGTCAGTGGGCAAGCGCTATCAGCGGCATACCCCACATTCGCCGGCTGCGCCTGCATACCCGCTTGCCAGTTGTGATTCCCCAGAGGGTTTGCGACGAGTTACTGAAGTGGCTGTCGACGACTCCGCTCCAGGTAGTGATTGTCCTGCACATCAACCACCCGGCAGAGATCGACGGCCCCACTCGCCGTGCGCTCGGATACCTCCGGGCCGCAGGCGCAACGCTCCTGAACCAGAGCGTGATCCTCAGGGGTGTAAATGATCGAACGGCGGTGCTTGAAGAGTTGAGCGAGACCCTGTTTGATGCGGGCGTCCTGCCCTATTACCTGCACGCATTTGATCCGGTGACAGGCGCTCACCATTTCGACGTATCCGATGATGAGGCCCGAAATTTGGTGCGTGAGCTGCTGGCGCGCCTGCCCGGTTTTCTGGTGCCGAAGCTGGTGAGAGAAGAGCCTGGCAAGGAAAGCAAGACCCCGATCAACCTGTTACCGTGA
- a CDS encoding EAL domain-containing response regulator codes for MQKKNATVHLLILDPSQNDAESLVSLLRNSGKATRAHRITSEEDLEETLKAGNWDLLLARDLEQEFSADDALAMIRRMDKDIPFILLTEQESRERTVGMMKAGAQDTVSFEHTDLIVLKVNRELAALDERRRRRVLESHLREAEQRCQLLLESSKDAIAYINDGMHIYANQSYMEFLGYDDIDDLICVPVLDTLTPESQEKYKEFMKSFAEKGEDGMTMNCTARRSDDHELNVTMSVSAATYDGEECTQIVLQPEHSDAELEEKLRQISSQDLLTGLYNRQYLMDALAEAIANAGKKNETGALAYIALDNFMSMKGQVGISGADLLLGDLANLLKEQAGDDLALARLSDDAFSLLSQPCDESTMAGHAERIRKAVEDHLFDINGRTVQLTVSIGVAAITENSPKAEELMARAHTASAEVRKLEGHAEGNGVVVYNPADFETLDQSNSVEAIQKALEENRFRLLFQPIINLRGEGEEHYEAFVRMLDKDDEEVSPYDFLPPTGPSDTAIKIDRWVILQTIKQLSSHRSRGHDTRLFLNVTAETLQDKTFTPWLSVALKAARLPGDSLIFQIREGDANNYMKQAKDFTKAVHELHCKVSISQFGCALNPFNTLKHIDTDYVKIDGSFTEEIQKSDEAKEQVKEMVKSLQSSGKLTIIPLVENAGVLATLWQAGVNYIQGYYLQAPVPEMNYDFGDN; via the coding sequence ATGCAGAAAAAGAACGCGACCGTACACCTGCTGATTCTGGATCCATCGCAAAACGATGCCGAATCGCTGGTCAGCCTGCTCCGCAATTCCGGCAAGGCTACCCGAGCCCACAGAATCACCTCGGAAGAGGATCTGGAAGAAACGCTCAAGGCCGGAAACTGGGATCTGCTTCTGGCCCGCGACCTGGAGCAGGAATTTTCGGCCGACGACGCCCTCGCCATGATCCGCCGGATGGACAAGGACATTCCGTTCATTCTCCTGACGGAACAAGAAAGCCGGGAGCGCACAGTAGGTATGATGAAGGCAGGCGCCCAGGATACGGTGTCGTTCGAGCACACCGATCTTATTGTGCTGAAGGTCAATCGTGAGCTGGCAGCTCTAGACGAACGTCGCCGGCGCCGTGTTCTGGAGTCCCATCTGCGGGAAGCGGAACAGCGGTGCCAGTTGCTGCTGGAAAGCTCCAAGGATGCGATTGCCTACATCAATGATGGCATGCACATCTACGCCAACCAGTCGTACATGGAGTTTCTCGGGTACGATGACATCGACGATCTCATCTGCGTTCCGGTGCTGGACACCCTCACCCCGGAAAGCCAGGAGAAGTACAAGGAATTCATGAAGTCGTTTGCCGAAAAGGGCGAAGACGGCATGACCATGAATTGCACGGCTCGACGCAGCGACGACCACGAACTGAACGTGACCATGTCGGTCTCGGCCGCTACCTACGACGGTGAGGAATGCACGCAGATCGTTCTGCAGCCAGAGCACAGCGATGCAGAGCTGGAAGAAAAGCTGCGCCAGATCAGCAGCCAGGACCTTCTGACCGGGCTGTACAATCGTCAGTACCTGATGGATGCACTCGCTGAAGCAATTGCCAACGCCGGCAAGAAGAATGAAACCGGTGCACTCGCCTATATCGCCCTCGATAACTTCATGAGCATGAAGGGCCAGGTGGGCATTTCCGGCGCCGACCTGCTGCTTGGAGATCTGGCAAACCTGCTCAAGGAGCAGGCCGGTGACGACCTTGCCCTGGCCCGATTGAGCGACGATGCCTTCAGTCTGCTGAGCCAGCCCTGCGATGAATCTACCATGGCAGGACACGCCGAGCGCATCCGCAAGGCGGTTGAGGACCATCTGTTTGATATCAATGGCCGCACGGTCCAGCTGACCGTGAGCATCGGTGTCGCCGCGATTACCGAGAATTCGCCGAAGGCCGAGGAACTCATGGCCAGGGCGCATACGGCATCGGCGGAAGTGCGCAAGCTAGAGGGTCATGCCGAGGGCAACGGTGTGGTGGTCTACAACCCTGCCGACTTCGAAACTCTGGATCAAAGCAATTCAGTGGAGGCGATTCAGAAGGCTCTGGAAGAAAACCGCTTCCGGCTGCTGTTCCAGCCAATCATCAACCTGCGTGGCGAAGGCGAGGAACATTACGAGGCCTTCGTGCGCATGCTCGACAAGGACGATGAGGAAGTCTCACCCTATGACTTCCTGCCGCCAACAGGTCCGAGCGACACCGCGATCAAGATTGACCGCTGGGTTATTCTGCAGACCATCAAACAGCTGTCCAGCCATCGCTCACGGGGCCACGACACCCGCCTGTTCCTCAATGTGACGGCCGAAACCCTGCAGGATAAAACCTTCACTCCCTGGCTGAGCGTTGCCCTGAAAGCCGCACGGCTGCCGGGCGATTCCCTGATCTTCCAGATCCGGGAAGGCGATGCCAACAATTACATGAAGCAGGCGAAAGACTTCACCAAGGCGGTTCACGAGCTTCACTGCAAGGTATCCATCTCCCAGTTCGGCTGCGCCCTCAATCCGTTCAACACCCTGAAACACATCGATACGGACTATGTGAAGATCGATGGCTCCTTCACGGAAGAAATCCAGAAGAGCGACGAGGCCAAAGAACAGGTCAAGGAAATGGTCAAGAGCCTGCAGTCCAGCGGCAAACTCACCATCATCCCGCTGGTGGAGAATGCCGGCGTTCTCGCCACCCTGTGGCAGGCTGGCGTGAACTATATTCAGGGCTACTACCTGCAGGCACCAGTACCTGAAATGAACTACGACTTCGGCGACAACTGA
- the orn gene encoding oligoribonuclease, whose product MAESNRLVWIDLEMTGLDPEKERIIEMATIITDSELNIVAEGPVIAVHQPQSFLDSMDEWCTRTHGESGLTKRVQESDISESQAEQQTIEFLKKHVEKGQSPLCGNSIGQDRRFLVKYMPELEGFFHYRNLDVSTVKELARRWRPDVLAGVKKKGSHLALDDIRDSINELRHYREQFFKL is encoded by the coding sequence ATGGCAGAAAGCAATCGCCTCGTATGGATCGATCTGGAAATGACAGGCCTGGATCCGGAAAAAGAACGGATCATCGAAATGGCCACAATCATCACCGATTCGGAACTCAATATTGTCGCGGAAGGACCGGTTATTGCCGTCCATCAGCCACAATCCTTTCTGGACTCTATGGACGAATGGTGCACCCGTACCCATGGTGAAAGCGGACTGACCAAACGCGTTCAGGAAAGCGATATCTCCGAGTCTCAAGCCGAACAGCAGACCATCGAATTCCTGAAAAAACACGTAGAGAAAGGCCAGTCACCCCTGTGCGGCAACAGCATTGGCCAGGATCGCCGGTTCCTCGTCAAATACATGCCCGAGCTGGAGGGCTTCTTCCATTACCGGAATCTCGACGTATCCACAGTGAAAGAACTTGCTCGCCGCTGGCGCCCGGATGTCCTCGCCGGCGTAAAAAAGAAAGGTAGCCACCTTGCACTCGACGACATCCGGGACTCCATCAACGAACTGCGTCATTACCGGGAACAATTCTTCAAGCTATAG